A region from the Paraburkholderia youngii genome encodes:
- a CDS encoding MDR family MFS transporter, giving the protein MEQPATTLSVDSAPEEPRLASAADAADHPPIRLLFPALLLVMLLAALDQTIVSTALPTIVGDLGGLNNLSWVVTAYLLSSTIVVPLYGKFGDLFGRKIVLQTAIVIFLVGSALCGIAQNMSQLIVLRALQGLGGGGLLVVTMAAIADVIPPAERGRYQGVFGGIFGLATVIGPLLGGFLVEHLTWRWIFYINLPLGILSLIVIGAVFKPHVRHVKHTIDYMGAAFLAGALTCIILFTSQGGTILPWTSPQLWFTLGMGLVAIWGFIHEERSAVEPIMPLGLFKQRTFLISSLVSFIIGVSLFGSVTFIPLYLQVVKGSTPSQAGMQMLPMMGGLFILSMVTGRLISKIGKYRLFPIIGTFLVSVAMLLLARLQIDTPIHVMYLYMGLLGCGLGMVMQVLVLAVQNTVEFKHMGVATSGVTLFRSIGGSIGVAGFGAVFSNGLASRLEKLIPPDTELPQALGPAAIRQLPEALRNDYLHAFAGALHTVYLSAACVVVLAFALAWLLKDHPLRKH; this is encoded by the coding sequence ATGGAACAACCCGCTACGACCCTGTCCGTCGACTCCGCGCCCGAGGAACCCCGCCTGGCCTCGGCCGCAGACGCAGCCGATCATCCGCCGATCCGGCTGCTGTTTCCGGCGCTGCTGCTGGTCATGCTGCTCGCCGCGCTCGACCAGACGATCGTGTCGACCGCGCTGCCCACCATCGTCGGCGATCTGGGCGGGCTCAATAACCTGTCGTGGGTCGTGACCGCCTACCTGCTCAGCTCGACGATCGTCGTGCCGCTGTACGGCAAGTTCGGCGACCTGTTTGGCCGCAAGATCGTGCTACAGACGGCGATCGTCATCTTTCTCGTCGGCTCGGCGCTGTGTGGCATCGCGCAAAACATGAGTCAGCTGATCGTGCTGCGCGCGCTGCAAGGTCTCGGCGGCGGCGGCCTGCTCGTCGTGACGATGGCGGCGATCGCGGACGTGATTCCGCCCGCTGAGCGCGGCCGGTATCAGGGCGTGTTCGGCGGCATCTTCGGTCTCGCCACCGTCATCGGTCCGTTGCTCGGTGGCTTTCTGGTCGAGCATCTGACCTGGCGTTGGATCTTCTACATCAACCTGCCGCTCGGCATCCTGTCGCTGATCGTGATCGGCGCGGTGTTCAAGCCGCACGTGCGCCACGTCAAGCACACGATCGACTACATGGGCGCCGCTTTTCTCGCCGGCGCGCTGACCTGCATCATCCTGTTCACGAGCCAGGGCGGCACGATCCTGCCGTGGACCTCGCCGCAACTGTGGTTCACGCTCGGCATGGGCCTCGTAGCGATCTGGGGCTTCATTCACGAAGAGCGCAGCGCGGTCGAACCGATCATGCCGCTCGGACTGTTCAAGCAGCGCACGTTTCTGATCAGCAGCCTCGTGAGCTTCATCATCGGCGTATCGCTGTTCGGCTCCGTTACGTTCATTCCGCTCTATCTGCAGGTCGTGAAGGGCTCCACGCCGTCGCAAGCCGGCATGCAGATGCTGCCGATGATGGGCGGCCTGTTCATTCTGTCGATGGTGACGGGCCGTCTGATCAGCAAGATCGGCAAGTATCGGCTGTTCCCGATCATTGGCACGTTCCTCGTCTCCGTGGCGATGCTGCTGCTCGCGCGCCTGCAGATCGATACGCCGATTCATGTGATGTATCTGTACATGGGCCTGCTCGGCTGTGGCCTCGGCATGGTGATGCAGGTGCTGGTCCTCGCGGTCCAGAACACCGTCGAGTTCAAGCATATGGGGGTGGCGACGTCGGGCGTTACGCTGTTTCGCTCGATCGGCGGCTCGATCGGCGTGGCCGGTTTCGGTGCGGTGTTTTCGAACGGACTGGCCTCACGCCTCGAAAAGCTGATCCCGCCCGATACCGAACTTCCGCAGGCCTTGGGTCCCGCCGCGATTCGTCAGCTACCCGAAGCATTGCGCAACGACTATCTGCATGCGTTCGCTGGCGCGTTGCATACCGTGTATCTGTCGGCCGCATGCGTCGTGGTGCTCGCCTTCGCGCTGGCGTGGCTGCTGAAGGATCATCCGTTGCGAAAGCACTGA
- a CDS encoding TetR/AcrR family transcriptional regulator translates to MTDAGPPARIAAKKRGASKPKLEATQADAQTANLTSGAPTGSPARRPGRPTGAARGPEQRARLLDAALTLFARQGIVETSLGEIAREAGFTPAMVHYYFKTRDQLLDVLIDECFAPLRASLGLPFRENPDAPVAAITQFTERLVQIASDNPWFASLWIREVISDGGLLRQRMHERFGFAHQKESLLAIARWQKEGRLNASLEPALVFVTLLGMTILPLATSKLWRNDPLRRNIGGAEIARHAVALLVQGIGPAKGA, encoded by the coding sequence GTGACAGATGCGGGGCCACCCGCGCGAATTGCCGCGAAAAAGCGTGGCGCGTCGAAGCCCAAACTCGAGGCGACGCAAGCGGATGCGCAAACCGCGAATCTCACAAGCGGCGCGCCAACCGGGTCGCCCGCCCGCCGCCCCGGCCGGCCGACGGGCGCCGCGCGCGGCCCAGAGCAACGTGCGCGCTTGCTCGACGCTGCGCTGACGTTGTTCGCAAGGCAGGGCATCGTCGAGACATCGCTCGGTGAGATCGCCCGCGAGGCCGGCTTCACACCCGCGATGGTGCACTACTACTTCAAGACACGCGACCAACTGCTCGATGTGCTGATCGACGAGTGTTTCGCGCCGTTGCGCGCAAGCCTCGGTCTGCCGTTCCGGGAAAATCCCGACGCTCCGGTCGCGGCGATCACGCAGTTCACCGAGCGGCTCGTGCAGATCGCGAGCGATAACCCGTGGTTCGCGTCGCTGTGGATTCGCGAAGTGATCAGCGACGGCGGTCTGCTGCGCCAGCGCATGCATGAGCGTTTCGGCTTCGCGCATCAGAAGGAGTCGCTGCTCGCGATCGCGCGTTGGCAGAAGGAGGGGCGCCTGAATGCATCGCTCGAACCCGCGCTCGTGTTCGTCACGCTGCTCGGCATGACGATTCTGCCGCTGGCCACCTCGAAGCTGTGGCGTAATGATCCGTTGCGCCGCAATATCGGCGGCGCGGAGATCGCACGGCATGCGGTGGCGTTGCTGGTGCAGGGCATCGGGCCCGCCAAGGGCGCTTGA